One genomic segment of Anaerobaca lacustris includes these proteins:
- a CDS encoding S8 family serine peptidase, with protein sequence MGTRHWVWVVAAVVVLSVCSGLVWAKAYRLTVAGERMEFVAQPERGYVVKVPARSGGFYSLAGLPALDTENARRVGGRDRRGVWTVENEGPAGRNEEMIRSLRAGGHATYAAPLFSCGGETVAVIPEIVIRVRPEVDTRQVHFLCKSLALAVIKPMEFTTREYLLEVLGPDAEAVFAAVEQLKEVDVIEWACPNTAMRPKLAGQTTPNQVAWSGQLRSMTAGEETERTGVFPNDEYFPMQWHLYNTGQSGGTPGADIRAPEAWEITTGDPNIVIAVCDSGVEADHPDLVGNMVSGYDFADHDAEPADEFGHGTYCAGLIAARGNNRIGVVGVAWNSKIIPTRWMGSRPDGTLYGATEADTASAFRWAANNAADVLSNSWGFSRNPTPIIHSAIVDVTMTGGIGRRGKGCVVLFAAAGDAYAYPWKYAEVIAVGATDHNDIWCSYSSSGHELDMVAPSGWQSTDADWDDSQGRGALWSTDLSGPRGWNVDFDPSILDYTYGGGTSSSCAVVAGVAALVLSVNPYLTNEEVRFILYRSAKDLGEPGRDDYYGWGRVDARAAVEIALNGFPLIYVDDDGPNDPGPGDSAISNPNENGSAEHPFDAIQKAIDYAFPGETIVLLDGRYSGLGNIDIDFAGKGITVCSENGPQNCIVDCLGQGRGFDFQNGEGVETVLQGITITGGKGTNGAAIQIKGSSPTIRNCVLTGNSASMGGGGLAISGDSQPVIANCLFAANSALLGSAVNAQTTADIKLTNCTLVHNTAVMAGGAVSVSGAISVELGNCILWDNGAAPIFGSATATYCNIQGGWPGEGNLDGDPLFADPANGDYHLKSQAGRWDPVNGSWVVDEVTSPFIDAGDPAVSVGDEPEPNGGRINMGAYGGTPQASKSP encoded by the coding sequence ATGGGGACGAGGCATTGGGTGTGGGTCGTTGCGGCGGTTGTCGTGTTGTCTGTGTGCTCTGGACTGGTGTGGGCGAAGGCGTACCGGCTGACGGTGGCAGGCGAGCGGATGGAGTTCGTGGCGCAGCCGGAACGGGGGTATGTCGTCAAGGTGCCGGCGCGGTCCGGCGGCTTCTATTCGCTGGCGGGCCTGCCTGCCCTGGACACCGAGAACGCCAGGCGGGTTGGCGGGCGGGATCGGCGAGGGGTCTGGACGGTGGAGAACGAGGGGCCCGCCGGACGCAACGAAGAGATGATCCGCTCGCTGCGGGCGGGCGGCCATGCGACGTACGCAGCGCCGCTGTTCTCCTGCGGCGGCGAGACGGTGGCCGTGATCCCGGAGATCGTCATTCGCGTCAGACCCGAGGTCGATACGCGGCAGGTCCACTTCCTCTGCAAGTCTTTGGCTTTGGCGGTCATCAAGCCGATGGAGTTCACGACACGGGAGTACCTGCTGGAGGTGCTCGGGCCGGACGCCGAGGCGGTCTTCGCCGCGGTCGAGCAACTGAAGGAAGTGGACGTGATCGAATGGGCCTGCCCGAACACGGCCATGCGGCCGAAGTTGGCCGGCCAGACGACGCCGAATCAGGTTGCCTGGTCGGGTCAATTGCGTTCCATGACGGCCGGCGAAGAGACGGAAAGGACCGGCGTCTTCCCGAACGATGAATACTTCCCCATGCAGTGGCACCTGTACAACACCGGCCAGTCCGGCGGCACCCCCGGCGCCGACATCCGCGCCCCCGAAGCCTGGGAGATCACGACAGGCGACCCCAATATCGTGATTGCGGTGTGTGACAGCGGCGTGGAAGCCGACCATCCGGACCTTGTCGGAAATATGGTGTCTGGGTACGATTTCGCCGATCATGATGCGGAACCAGCCGACGAATTTGGCCATGGCACGTACTGCGCAGGACTGATAGCTGCTCGGGGCAATAACAGAATCGGGGTAGTAGGGGTAGCGTGGAACAGCAAGATCATACCCACTCGATGGATGGGTTCACGCCCCGATGGGACATTGTATGGGGCTACAGAGGCGGATACAGCAAGTGCCTTCCGTTGGGCAGCGAACAACGCTGCCGATGTTCTGAGCAACAGTTGGGGATTCAGTAGGAACCCCACGCCAATCATTCACTCCGCCATTGTCGATGTCACCATGACCGGGGGCATCGGTCGCAGGGGCAAAGGGTGTGTTGTGCTTTTCGCTGCGGCCGGCGATGCCTATGCCTATCCCTGGAAGTACGCCGAGGTGATTGCCGTTGGGGCAACAGACCACAATGACATTTGGTGTTCTTACAGTAGCTCTGGCCACGAGCTGGATATGGTGGCACCGAGCGGATGGCAGAGTACAGACGCAGATTGGGATGACTCGCAGGGACGAGGAGCTCTGTGGAGCACAGACCTCAGCGGGCCGCGTGGATGGAATGTCGATTTCGATCCCAGTATCCTGGACTATACGTATGGTGGTGGCACTTCTTCGTCTTGTGCAGTTGTCGCCGGTGTGGCGGCCTTGGTTCTCTCTGTCAATCCGTACCTGACCAATGAAGAAGTCCGTTTCATTCTGTATCGGTCGGCAAAGGACCTGGGTGAGCCCGGCAGAGACGACTACTACGGCTGGGGGCGGGTCGATGCGCGGGCGGCGGTAGAGATCGCCCTCAACGGCTTCCCGCTGATCTATGTCGATGACGATGGGCCGAATGATCCGGGGCCCGGCGATTCCGCCATAAGCAATCCCAACGAGAACGGCTCGGCGGAGCATCCCTTCGACGCGATCCAGAAGGCGATCGACTATGCCTTTCCCGGTGAAACGATTGTCCTTCTCGATGGGCGCTACAGCGGGCTTGGCAATATAGACATCGACTTCGCCGGCAAGGGGATCACGGTTTGCAGCGAGAACGGTCCGCAGAACTGCATCGTCGATTGCTTGGGCCAGGGACGGGGCTTCGATTTCCAGAACGGTGAAGGTGTGGAGACCGTCCTGCAAGGGATCACTATCACAGGAGGAAAGGGCACAAATGGAGCAGCCATTCAGATCAAGGGCAGCAGCCCGACAATTCGAAATTGCGTTCTCACAGGCAATTCGGCCTCGATGGGGGGCGGCGGTCTTGCCATTAGCGGTGACAGCCAGCCAGTGATTGCGAACTGCCTCTTTGCAGCGAACTCTGCCCTTCTGGGTAGTGCCGTAAACGCCCAGACGACGGCGGATATCAAGCTCACGAATTGCACGCTGGTCCACAATACGGCAGTCATGGCCGGCGGGGCCGTTTCTGTCTCGGGCGCGATATCCGTCGAACTGGGCAACTGCATCCTGTGGGACAACGGGGCGGCCCCGATCTTCGGCAGCGCGACCGCGACCTACTGCAATATCCAGGGTGGCTGGCCGGGCGAGGGCAATCTCGACGGCGATCCACTGTTCGCCGACCCGGCGAATGGCGACTACCATCTGAAGTCCCAGGCAGGACGGTGGGACCCTGTCAACGGAAGTTGGGTGGTGGATGAGGTGACAAGTCCCTTTATCGACGCGGGCGATCCAGCCGTGTCGGTCGGCGATGAACCCGAGCCCAACGGCGGTCGCATCAACATGGGCGCCTACGGCGGCACCCCCCAAGCCAGCAAATCGCCGTAG